CCAAGAaatgcaggcagggcaggcattTCCTTGCCCTGAGGTGACGAATCACTTCTTAGCCTTATGTGCATCTTCACGAGGCATTGCATCTACCAGTTCAAACTGAGTCAGAACTAAGCAGAAGATGCTACTGTAGGGTCCTACACAAAGTTAGGTTCTGATGCACAGTGCCGAGAAGCAGAACAAAGTTCTATCTATAAACTGACATACAGTAGCACAGGATGAAAAGCTACTGATGTATTTTCAGAACTAAACCATGTTATTAACAGgcaatttattttgtaattttggGACTCTAATGtcaaaaaattacttctgaaaaatctcataTTGACTGTTAGTCATATCTGGATTAGTCTGCTCAGTTCTGCACTCTCCAGTACAAGAAACATAGGGACATGCTGGAGTGAGGCCAGCAAAGGACTGTTAAGATGATTAAAGGAAATATCTGATGGgagagcattaaaaaaatgaagccagactcttctcagtgaatggacaagaggaaatgggcaTAAGTTTAAATATAAGCAACTCCATTGAAACATAAGCAAAAACATGTATATTGTGAGGCTGAggaagcactgaaacaggttgcgcAGAGAGGGGTGGAGTCTTCATCATTAGCAATGTTCAAAACCTGACCAGACGTGGCCCCAGCAATGTGCTctggctgaccctgctttgaactGGGGAGTAGGACTAGctggtctccagaggtcccttctaacctcaaccattctgtgattcaaggATATATATTAAATTAATCCCTTTGTGTTGGACAGGATGTGTCTTTTCCATCCAGCGTTTTCTACCCAGAACCCTGATCTTTGAATTCACAGTGTAATTGTTTGCACCTTACATTACttagtgaaaacaaaaaatatgataTGTAGGGGTTTTGTCCTATTTAAAAAGCCCATTAAGGTCAAGTGTTGTGtacttgctttttctgtgtcCTAAGTCTGGGAACATACTGTTTCTGTCTATGATGGCAAATAATGAAACAGTATTGTATCTGTCAGGAGCATAATTTATGGCCAATCCAGCTCATCTTTTTTAGTTgatagaaaatgttttgaaatcagGAAGTATTGGTTGAATTAGATTGGGTAATACTATTTCAGCAACTTTCCAAAATTGTATGCTGCAAGATGGATACAATAAATTTAACTcttcttttgtttcacttttagagttcactgaaaacacagaagcCTTGAAGACCAAAATGTCTGAACTTAGACTCTACTGTAACCTCCTTGTTCAGCAAGTGCACAAAACAAAGGAAGCCAGCATTTCTGGTGTATCAGAACCAGAGGTACAGCTCTATTTTTGGTGTAGACCACATCTGTAAAGTCTTCAGCATTGCGAACTCTTCTGGTTATCCAATGTAGTATTCGCTCACAGTTACTTAATATTTCACCCTCTTTCTGCAGAGAACCTGTGGGAAATAATGTACTCATGCAACAGTTCTTGTTTAAATGGAGTAATACTGTATTATTGCAAATCAATTTCCCTCTGTTGGAGTAGCAAGTAGTGAGATGAGATATGATATCTGTGGTCTAGTTAATAACATCTTTGTAGGTGATCATGTGTATATAATGGATCAAaaaagtaaaagatttttttgtaaaaaggtAACTTGCAAGAAGCGCAGGTTTGTATTCCCCTGAGTCATTCATATTCTGCTCAGCAAAATACTTCTTTTCTCAACCAAAACCCTTAAAAGGTCAAGAGACAATACAGATCACACTAGAAAGAACTGCCTGATTAACCTCACTTAAGTTAAAGTTTCAAACCTTGCAAATCTTCCTGACCAAAGAAGCCTTGTTTAAGAGGGGTCTCCTAATGACAGTGATCTGCCCCTTGCTTTGAGAGAGAAACGTGTGAAGAGGGGTGCACATCACTTGCTAGAGAAGCTGGTGTGGAGTTCCAGGACGCCTTCCATGGGAGAGGTGGGTCCTCAGGTGCAGGACATGCAGACAGAACAGCTGAAGGTTAATCATTTGTATGAAACCATCTCTGTAAAGATACCTGATAAACTGTTTATGGTAAATTAACAGACAGTGCAGAAGCATGATGTAGTGTATAAATGATAAAAGGCATTGTTAGAACTTACAGCTCACGGGTGTTACAACAAACAAGTAATGTGGTGTTTATCCAGCTCACACTTCTCAGGAAAAACTTGCTTCCCCTGATCTTACTGGTATTTAACTGGAAAGATTTATTGCTAAAAGCATTTCAGCATCAATAACTGCATTTTGCAGAGATGAAGAGTGTTATGGCAATGTGATACTTCATTCTGcctgtttttcaattttttgtaCATGggattcttttaaattattatcttcagatcattctgtatttatttaatttatttacttttcatttctccAGTCAGTGGTGTCTTCTGGAATGTCGTTGTTGAATACATCAAGGCTTAGTATTTAATACACTTTTAACACCAGAGATAAGTAACtaaacattgcttttaaaatgcaagCATACTGAGCTGGTTGTAGTGAGAGGCTGACAAGAGTGGTAATGTTATGAGGGGGCATAGCCCCAGTAATATGTGATGCCAGTTCTCTGACCAGCTGACACATTGCATTTTAATTCATGTTAAACAGAAATCATGCAGTTGTGGACTTTGTAGACATTAGTTGCTCCAAATTGATCTTCTGTAAGATCCATTGGAATCCTTTTCTTCCAATTGGTTTTTTCCCACAGAGTGAGATTGATATGGGAGCTCTGTTAAAATCAACCTGTGACACCTTCCTGAAGACTCTTGAAGAATGTATGCAGATTGCAAATACTGCCTTCACTTCTGAGTTATTGCATCAGACCCCGCCTGGATCCCCACATTTAGCAGTTCTCAGAACGAACAAGGTAATGGCCAGTATCCTCTTCTCTCAGTCTTGGCACGGATGCTAAGGTGCCCTTTGTAAAGTAGCATTTGTGGAAGTAGGGAATGCATTTTTACCCATATCATAGCTAGTAGTCCTCCACTGGACATACTCTGCTATTTCTTGTGGTTTACAAGTGAGGTAGGGCCATTTTTTAATAAGCAGTGACCAATCTCGTAACTTTTAATGATAGGTGAAAGTTATTGAGCATTAACTTTCAGGGCCTGCTCCAGCTACAGACAGTGGAGTTTCAAAATACCATGTCTGTATGGCAAGTTGGTCTGTTATGGGAGCTCACAGCAGTTATTACTCTTCTAAGCTACTACAGCATCGGATTTGTGGTAATACGCCAACAGGAGCTGATGAGCTTATCTTTTCAATGACAAGGGCATTTTCTTGAATCCTGGATCCACAACTACATAGGCAAAACTGGAGCTTCTCTGACAAACAGCAAATTAAGGTGTATGTAGAAAGGTAGATGCATCACTGCATGTGGGAGGTGAGATTACCTCACAGTACCTGGTATCTGGTCTCAcgtttcttctgttttttcataatttttttctttactaaagaAAACATCATTGCCAAGAAAACTCATTGCCTTGTTTCTTTTCCACATGCTGTATGGTGTCTCACTTGGCACTGGCTAGCTAGCTTCTGAAAGAAGTCTCCTGGTTTTTGcattgtggtttttgttttggtttttttttcattttaatggtgtAATAATGTAGCACCTGTTTCACATTTGTCTGTATACTGCCTCCAGGTCAGAGAATTAGTGAGCGTATGCTtagcttttcagcttttttggTAACTCCAACTTGTGTTTAATGAAATGTGAAGTTTGAGAAGCATGATACAGTCTTCTTGCTTTAAAGAATATTCTTCCTCCCCATTTATCTTACAGATAAAGCACTCTGTCTTGTCCAGTCACACCTCAACGGAAAGGTACAATAAAAGTCTTTACTGTCAATCTCTTCTCAATCTGTTTTTGGTAGTGTCTGttctttcaatatttttgcaACACAACAAAAAGGAGCTGTCTCTTCTTTATCATccctttcccttttgtttttctcagcCGACTACTTGATGACTTACTGGTCAGTCACCAGCCAGCTCTCTCCCACTTCACTGCTCTTTTCCAGCATCTTAGGTTCCACTCCATAAGCTCATAAAATCATTGATGGAGAGCAGGCTATGATTTGTGGAGTAGGTGGCAAGGGTATATATTTTAAAGTACTAATGAAGGGATATTCTTTCAGTTACAACACCTgcctgtgattttcttttttgtaatcagttgtatttttttgattatgtctttttttaataaaggtcATTATAAATGCTCAGAGCAGCCTGTGACAGCTTATAATTTCTGTCAACTTCTCTTATTGTTATTTGTGTGTTTTCACAGGAAGAAGCTTACCAAGCAATGTTTTATACATCAACCattattctttcccttttttcaggcAGATGGAATTGAACCCCTGTGAAAATGGCTCTGTAGAAGCAGAATTTAACCATCAAGAGCAAACACTTATTAAAAGTCTGGAATGTTTAAACCTGGAAACAAATGAGGGGAGCAGTGATGTTTCTGTTGAAGATCACATAGCAGAGGATCTGACAGGTAAATATATGCAATGTCTTTTATCCAGGATCATTATTCTGTAAGTGTAAATGGAGGGAAGTGTAGGCTGCCTGTGAGACTGCTGATACCTTGCGTCCCAGGAGGGGGAATGTCAGTGTATTTTAGTCTGAGATCTACCCTTTGCAAATCTTCTCAGTATAGCTCCTGCCCTTGTTGATAGCTAACTTGGAGCTGACTggggaaggaaattaaaaatttttttttggacAAGCAGAGGCTCCTCTAGATGCTGATTGATGTTTGTAACAATACAGCCTGGCAGAGCTTGGACTGTGCTTGCACTTTTCCCAGAAGCCCTCCACTGGGAATGCCAGCACCTCTGCTAGTATGTAGGGCTTCAGTATCAGAAGGGGGACATCGAAGCTTTGTGTGTCTGTCTTGGAGGGGTTGACCTTGTAGTCGCTCTTGATTGCTCTGACAAATCTTTATGGAAAATTAACCGTTTTTCTGCAACTAAGAGTGTACTAGAAAGCACCTTACTTCTTCCATCACCTTAGCTGTATCGCAAAACTTGGATTTGTGCGTGACTTCAGTAAAAAACTGTTGAACTAATTCAGTATAAAATTCCATCCAACATAGCTATATTGTTAAGGGCTGCTGAACTTAGTTTGGGTTAAGTCTATACAAGTAACGTATGATTTCAGCTCATCCTGTTGAACAGTAACTTTCTCTGCCTGGCCATTATTCCAGAACATACATATGCAGTCAGTGAATCAGCTGGTTTTTAAGCCCAAGTTAATGAACATGGTGATTTTGCTCTTACATAGGTTCTCTTTGGAGTTTTTGCCATTTCTGTAACTGGTGTTGTGTAGTGTGGTAAGACCCTGCAGAATAACATGCATGTGTCACAATTTAGCATAATACCTCAAGAATAGAGTGCTAAAGCAAGGAGATCAAACTAATTCCAGTCAGGTTGTTGGTATCATTTAGCTACTGAGGTTGTTCCTGTGCCAAAAAGAGAAGAGCCTACCCCTTCTCGGGTACACACATTTGAGCTGCAGAGCTTTGCTGGAAGCATGAGGTGGAGTAGGATGTGCAGTGCCATCCATATGGGATGGGCTGAGCCAGCCAGCCTGTGGCTCTGTCTCACTGATGGCTGTATTTGGGTGCTCCGTGTGAGCCTAAGAGCTCTGCCCTGTCTCAGAtactcttcctccctttcccctttaTTAAGAGcagtcagtttttaaaaacactcaAGCACTTAAGTCCTGTAAGTAATTTCTGTTTGTCATTTAGGGCTTACAGTGTTGAGAGTTTGAAATTCCAGATGACTCCAGGCTTTTTGCATAGCCCTCCTGTGGAGTCACTGCAGACTTGGGCTGTTTCTCTATTCACCAGCCCATGTGTCTTGGTGAAGGACAGATCGGTGACATCCCTCAAACTCTAGTTCCTTGGTAGAGTCACTTTGCTTGTGAATAAGGCACAGTCAGTGATATCTGAGgccatttttttctgccttgagaAGAACAGCTGAACTCTCATTGCTGTTATCAGGTGCAAGTGGTTATTTTTTCACCCAGCACCAGGCTTATTCAGTGGTTCTGCAAGTAATAGGGAAAGCTGCAAGTTTTTTTTCAGACTTCGCTTGGAGGAAGAGAGTTCCTTGCAGCTTGATTCCCTTCAGCCAGAAGCTCAGTTCCACTCCAGGTCTGTAAATCCTCACTGGCATTTGAAAGCATTCCTTTCCTGGAGAGACAGGTTCCCTGGGAAAGCTTGGATGCTAGTCTGACAATGTGGCAGCAAGATGTGCTGTAGCCATGCCTTGTACACTGCAGGTGCTGCAATATATcatttttggtttttgtcttgTTCCCTGCAGTTGTCCATGAGGTCAGAAGGTCTTGCCATGCATAGGATGTGACCTTTCTTTGGGTGTCTAAGACTTTGTCTTCCTTCAGCGGTGCTCATGTAATGGTCTGTTTATATGAAACAGATGCACTTGACaccaaagaagaaataaaatagatcaTAGTGGGAAAGAGGCAACTGGTGGTTGTTCTGTGAATCTTTGAAGATATTCATACAACTCAGGGAGAACATAGCAGTCTTTGATATCATAGCAGTATCAATCTAAGCAGCCAGTTTAATTATTTACCAGAAGGAGCAAACAAGTCACTattattcttttgcttttgaaaatgcacTGTGCCACCTTATCAGTGCTGGGAAAGTTACAGCCATGTGAGAAATAATCTTGCTTTCAAGGAGGTGAGTCTGGTCCCTGCTGCACCCAGTTGCTTCTTCAGTGCTTTTCTCTCATAAGGCTGTCCTTGCTGAGGATGTGTGGGCTCACCTGCGTTGGAGCCTGGTGCTTGGTCTGTCTGATTAAAAGAAATGGGGAGGGGACTGGTTGAAATGTGGTCTGAGCACCTGACAGACCTGTGGTGAGAGTCATGGTGCTGGCAGGGAAAGCTTTTAAACTTGCATGATCCAGATATCCAAGTGCTGTCTTTCAGATAGAAAGCATCTTGATGAACAGGGATAACAATATGGGTAtatggctgttttctttttctatttttgtttttctgctgtttcatatTAATGTAAGGCATTAAAGAAGACGGAGAGAACAAGCTGCAAGCTGTAGAAAGCTGTGGTGCCCACAAGATCCTGCAGTCGGAATTGAATTCTTCAAGTAGATTGACTCTGTGTGAGGAAGACAGAAGTGAAAATGATTCCCCTACCTTCTTCAGTGTCATGAGCAATAGGTAGTACAGATTTCAATTAAAAGGATTATTGAAACCTTGTTAAGCCTTTGACTCATTTTTAAGACTCTTCTGCCTGTAAAGCTGTATTTGCTGTGGTTATTTAACAAGACTGCATACAGCACAGTAATTGAAGATATCCTTTGTAGAATTAGCTGTACAGAGTGGagaaggaggtttttttccttatttgtaatTGCAGGCCTTGCTTGCACGCCACCAAGTGTGTATTTTCTGCAGTCATTTACTTTAACCTAGTGAAACAAAAGCCATGTTGGTGGTTCCATGTCTATAAATCTTATCTCTGTGCACATGAAGTGGGCATGAAACGTAATTTTGCATTTAGAAGCTGCACAAAAGAAGTTGTTAAGGTAACAATCTTTTCTACTTGTCCTGGACACCAGGTTCAGTGATATTGAACTTCGGGAGGAGGAGGGCATACCAACAGAAGAGTTTCTGGAGTCATGTTACGCAATTGTGCCGGTTCTGGGTAAGCagctccttcttttcttctgactCCTTTTGACTGCTGCCAGGTGCGAGAAGAGGTGAAGCAGTTGGTTTGGAGAATTTGTTTCTTTGCTAAAGTGATATAGTCAAAACAGTTCCTATCAGCAGAATAAATTTGGCTGGTACCAGAAGATGTTTCTTACTCCTTTGCTTCATAGAGGACCCACTCTCATTTAGATGGGACCCACGTATAAGCTGTCTGGAAATATGTGGGTCTATCAGGAAcagcaattttttcccctcaaaagagCAATGTCAACGCCTTATATGTCTAGTACAGCTGACATCACACCATCAGCTGTACTATTTGATTCTTCCAAAGACTTCTACCTCCAGCTGGTGCAGCCCCCCCACCTGCTTGGCCCCTGTATCTAACAGTGGCTGAGGTCCCTGTGAGCATGCACCCTTTTGAAGACTTCCAAATTGTAGGTCGGTGTATTTTAACACTTGTACCAACTGGGGTGGATTGGTTCTACACCAAAGACAGACTTCGGTTTATGTCATTCATTTAGTATTCTCCTGCCATTTAGAAGGATTGTTAAGAGAGTAATGAAATTAATTGTTACTAAGACATGCAGACTGGAAAATGACAAAATTCTAAAATATAGCCACCTTTGTTTTTCTAGACAAGCTGGGACCAACTGTTTTTGCTCCTGTTAAAATGGATTTTGTAGGCAACATCAAGGTAACAGCTTATTTCTAgcactgactttttttattttttaaaaagtatctatTTTAGGCACTAAAGCTCAAGAATCTTTGTTGTAGGAGTCAATACTGGAAGGCTATTTAATACTTGATAATACTACCATCTGTCAGATCAGAATACTGAAATGCCCCTAATTCTGTTCGTACAGTACGTGCTGTGTTTAATAAATCCAGTTATGTGCAAACTTATAAAATACTTGATTGACTGCCAAGTAAAACATCTGTTACACCTAATGAATATGGCTTTGATTCTGAGCTGAATAGGTTGTAAGCCATGATGTGATGGTAGCTATATTGACTTTAGACTGTAAAacaaaaggagggggggaaaagaacCCCTTTCCTCTACCAAGTAGGAGGAAGTTAGTGTGTTAAGAAGCAGCTTCTCAACAGGTCGGGGCAGACCCTGCAGTTTTGGTTCTTGTTCTGGAAGTTCTTCCAGCTCCAAGTCTGAAAAGGTTTGAAGTGCTGCTTGTGAGACAAGATGTATTCACAGCAAGACTTTTCATAgcatttctttcaagaaaaaaacaaacaaaaaaagcaaaacatatcTTCTGAGGGTATGATAAGGAACACAGCACACATTCAGATTTGTTTGGTGCAAAGTAAGACAGGTATTTGCTTATCTTACTGAAGGTAGTCACTGGAAGACTGAAAATAGCAAGAGAGAagaatgctatttaaaaaacTAAAACTTTGAATATTTATTGTCAAGTGATAGGAGTGATAGGCAGCTACTCCTTTAATGTAGAAGAAGAATATGTTTATCTGCCCCTTATactttctctcttgtttttgtGAGAAGTTGTGTATAACAAACTTGGGAATAAATTAAAAAGCTTAAGCATGCTGATGACTGCTAGGTGTAATTGAGAATTCGCAGCTTAGCAGTTTTCAGAAGGTAATCTTGCTTGTACTTGAAGCTTGGGGCAAATGGGACTTTGCTTGGAGAGCAAGTTGAGTTAACTCATTCCCACCGGTGTGGAGGATGCCATGTGAACCTAAAGCATTTTTTCAGACAGAAGTGGTAGGTTCCACGTAAATCTTTGTCtgagatgcctttttttttttggttgcattAGCCAGATGGCTAGCCAGACGTGTCTGGGCTGGTGCCCTGGGAAGGTGTGCCTAGCGTGGCAGGGCAGCCATACTGTGGGGAGCGTGTGACATGGTTGGGGGTCTGTGGTATCCCTTTGCAGGGAAGAGTCCTGGTAAGGTAAGTAGGTAGTATTTATAGGACAGGCCACTGTTTGGTCTTAAAAGCCTAAAGCTTTGCCTCTTGTTCTTTTCTCtagaaaataaaccagaaatttaTAACCAACAAAGAAGAGTTTGATACCCTTCAGAAGATAGTGCTCCATGAAGTGAATGCAGGTGTAGCACAAGTTAGAAACTCTGCTACAGAGGCTCTTCTGTGGCTGAAAAGGTAATGGCCTCGTATCTACTTATGCTATGAACTGCTAAGATGCAATGAGGGGCCTTTCACTAGTGCAAGCTTGTGTACGTGGAGCAAACTGGTTACTTTCCACAGGGTCCATCAATCCAAGCTGGCTAGGTTCAAGATGAATGTGTTGTCTATGGTTGTATCACTGCAACTTTGCCGAAAGGCCTGAAAAAGCAGTTGCAGGCAACCTTTTTTCCCCTAGAAGTGAAGTTACGGTGAGTGACTGATCCAGCTCGGCCAGAACATCAGGCAGGTGATTTTGGGCTGCAGACAAAATGTTTTAGCAAATTGtttttccttgagctgggagagaggctggaggaggtggctgctattttttttaattcagattgaAAATGGCACCTTAATTCTGAGTTTTATTGCACTTCTGAATTGTATTGCAACTTTGGGGGCTTTGTTATACTTTGGGTTGCTTTGTTATAAACAtggattctttttatttcatGGGTTCATCCTGACAGAGGCTTAAAGTTCTTGAAAGGGTTTTTGACAGAAGTGAAGAATGGAGAAAAGAACATCCAAACAGCTCTGAGTAGGTGCCAGTTGCTTTATTCTTTGTGTGCTTGTGAATTTACA
The DNA window shown above is from Strix aluco isolate bStrAlu1 chromosome 1, bStrAlu1.hap1, whole genome shotgun sequence and carries:
- the PLEKHA8 gene encoding pleckstrin homology domain-containing family A member 8; protein product: MEGVLYKWTNYLSGWQPRWFLLCGGILSYYDSQEDAWKGCKGSIQMAVCEIQVHPADNTRMDLIIPGEQYFYLKARNAVERQKWLVALGTAKACLTDSRTQKEKEFTENTEALKTKMSELRLYCNLLVQQVHKTKEASISGVSEPESEIDMGALLKSTCDTFLKTLEECMQIANTAFTSELLHQTPPGSPHLAVLRTNKIKHSVLSSHTSTERQMELNPCENGSVEAEFNHQEQTLIKSLECLNLETNEGSSDVSVEDHIAEDLTGIKEDGENKLQAVESCGAHKILQSELNSSSRLTLCEEDRSENDSPTFFSVMSNRFSDIELREEEGIPTEEFLESCYAIVPVLDKLGPTVFAPVKMDFVGNIKKINQKFITNKEEFDTLQKIVLHEVNAGVAQVRNSATEALLWLKRGLKFLKGFLTEVKNGEKNIQTALNNAYGKTLRQHHGWVVRGVFALALRAAPTYEDFVAALSVEECDPQEETFYKGMQRDLNIYLPAMEKQLTILDTLYEVHGLESDEVV